A single region of the Polymorphum gilvum SL003B-26A1 genome encodes:
- the dxr gene encoding 1-deoxy-D-xylulose-5-phosphate reductoisomerase, translating to MDHTTLNNTQASASPADRPLRLVILGATGSIGRSTLDIVAREPERFEVVALVADRNAAALAGLARSVRAGFAALASEDRGAELAAALAGSGIACGAGAGAVLDAVLRPADMVVAAIVGSAGLTPTFAAVAAGRTVALANKECLVCAGELFMGEARRTGATVLPVDSEHNAIFQVLETHNAAEVEKIILTASGGPFRRLSLEAMRTVTAEQALKHPNWDMGSRISIDSATLMNKGLEVIEASHLFPVRHDQLEVLVHPQSVVHGLVQYRDGSLLAQMGAPDMRTPIAHCLAFPQRMAVPVRRLDLASLGTLTFERPDTARFPALRLALEAMRAGGGAPAALNAADEEAVAAFLAGRLGFLDIAAVVEEVLGRLEGQGQLGRPESIPVALDVDRAARAAAREAIARRQR from the coding sequence ATGGACCATACGACGCTGAACAACACGCAGGCTTCCGCTTCACCGGCTGACCGGCCGCTGCGGCTCGTCATACTCGGGGCGACCGGCTCGATCGGGCGCAGCACGCTGGACATCGTCGCACGCGAGCCGGAGCGTTTCGAGGTCGTCGCTCTGGTTGCAGACCGCAACGCGGCGGCACTCGCCGGCCTTGCGCGCTCGGTCAGGGCCGGCTTCGCCGCGCTGGCCAGCGAGGACAGGGGGGCGGAACTTGCCGCCGCGCTCGCTGGCAGCGGCATCGCCTGTGGGGCAGGGGCAGGGGCGGTCCTCGACGCGGTGTTGCGGCCGGCCGACATGGTCGTTGCCGCGATCGTCGGCTCGGCCGGGCTGACGCCGACCTTCGCGGCAGTCGCCGCCGGCCGCACGGTGGCGCTCGCCAACAAGGAGTGCCTGGTATGCGCCGGCGAGCTGTTCATGGGCGAGGCGCGGCGCACCGGCGCGACAGTGCTGCCGGTTGATTCGGAGCACAACGCCATCTTCCAGGTGCTGGAGACCCATAATGCCGCAGAGGTCGAAAAGATCATCCTGACGGCCTCTGGCGGACCGTTCCGGCGCCTGTCCCTGGAGGCGATGCGCACGGTCACGGCTGAGCAGGCGCTCAAGCATCCCAACTGGGACATGGGCAGCAGGATCAGCATCGACAGTGCTACCTTGATGAACAAGGGCCTGGAGGTCATCGAAGCGTCGCATCTGTTCCCAGTCCGCCACGACCAACTGGAGGTTCTCGTTCACCCGCAGTCGGTCGTACATGGCCTGGTGCAGTACCGAGACGGCTCTCTGCTCGCGCAGATGGGCGCCCCGGACATGCGCACGCCGATCGCTCACTGCCTCGCCTTTCCGCAGCGCATGGCCGTGCCGGTGCGGCGCCTCGATCTCGCAAGTCTTGGAACGCTGACCTTCGAGCGCCCGGATACGGCCCGCTTTCCGGCTCTGCGGCTCGCGCTGGAGGCGATGCGGGCAGGGGGCGGCGCCCCGGCAGCGCTCAACGCAGCTGACGAGGAGGCGGTGGCCGCCTTCCTCGCCGGCCGGCTCGGTTTCCTCGACATCGCCGCGGTGGTGGAGGAGGTGCTCGGACGGCTCGAGGGGCAGGGGCAACTCGGCCGGCCCGAGTCGATCCCGGTGGCGCTCGACGTCGACCGCGCGGCGCGGGCCGCGGCGCGCGAGGCGATTGCGCGGCGCCAGCGCTGA
- a CDS encoding isoprenyl transferase, whose protein sequence is MTVRPDLSSETPEGCARPAGRPRHVALIMDGNGRWAQARGLPRTEGHRHGLEALRATIRRAAEVGIDYVTVFSFSSENWARPDGEVSYLMGLLRRFVQRDLSEIHQANIRVRVIGAREGLEPGIRGLLEEAETLTRANTGMTLVVAFNYGGRDELVRAVKALAEDVAQGRLRPEAITEDDISRRLDTAGIPDPDLIIRTSGELRLSNFLLWQAAYTEFYFSPVLWPDFDAAAFDDALTAFAERDRRYGGLSAKIR, encoded by the coding sequence ATGACAGTTCGCCCCGATCTTAGCTCAGAGACGCCGGAGGGCTGCGCGCGGCCCGCCGGCCGTCCCCGGCACGTGGCGCTGATCATGGACGGCAACGGCCGTTGGGCGCAGGCGCGCGGCCTGCCGCGCACGGAAGGGCACCGGCACGGACTGGAGGCGCTGCGCGCCACCATCCGCCGAGCCGCAGAGGTCGGCATCGACTACGTCACGGTGTTCAGCTTCTCGTCGGAAAACTGGGCGCGGCCGGACGGCGAGGTGAGCTATCTGATGGGGCTGCTGCGCCGCTTCGTGCAGCGCGACCTGTCCGAGATCCACCAGGCCAACATCCGCGTGCGCGTCATCGGCGCGCGCGAAGGGCTCGAACCCGGAATCCGCGGCCTGCTCGAGGAGGCCGAGACCCTGACGCGCGCCAACACCGGCATGACGCTAGTGGTTGCCTTCAACTATGGCGGACGCGACGAACTGGTGCGCGCGGTGAAGGCGCTGGCCGAGGACGTCGCCCAGGGCCGGCTCAGGCCGGAGGCGATCACCGAGGATGACATTTCCCGCCGACTCGACACGGCCGGGATCCCCGATCCGGACCTGATCATCCGCACCAGCGGTGAGCTGCGCCTGTCCAATTTCCTGCTGTGGCAGGCAGCCTACACCGAATTCTACTTCTCGCCGGTGCTGTGGCCCGATTTTGACGCCGCCGCTTTCGACGACGCTCTGACGGCCTTCGCCGAGCGGGATCGCAGGTACGGTGGCCTGTCGGCCAAGATCCGCTGA
- the frr gene encoding ribosome recycling factor: MPVDGVDLGDLERRMQGALSVLKTELAGLRTGRASSSMMDAIVVNAYGQSMPINQVATVSVPEPRMVAVQVWDKSMVGAVERAIRESNLGLNPVVDGQLLRLPIPELNQERRQELIKVAHKYAEQAKVAIRHVRRDGMDMIKKLEKDGAISQDDSRVAADDVQKLTDREIAEVDSMLEKKQQEISQV; the protein is encoded by the coding sequence ATGCCGGTAGATGGTGTCGACCTTGGAGATCTCGAGCGCCGCATGCAGGGCGCGCTCAGCGTGCTGAAGACCGAACTCGCCGGCCTGCGCACGGGCCGGGCCTCGTCGAGCATGATGGACGCCATCGTGGTCAACGCCTACGGCCAGTCCATGCCAATCAACCAGGTCGCGACGGTCAGCGTGCCAGAGCCGCGCATGGTCGCGGTGCAGGTGTGGGACAAGAGTATGGTCGGAGCCGTCGAGAGGGCGATCCGCGAGTCGAACCTCGGCCTCAATCCGGTGGTCGACGGCCAACTGCTGCGCCTGCCGATCCCCGAGCTGAACCAGGAGCGGCGGCAGGAACTGATCAAGGTCGCGCACAAATACGCCGAACAGGCGAAAGTCGCGATCCGGCACGTGCGCCGCGACGGCATGGACATGATCAAGAAGCTGGAGAAGGACGGCGCCATCAGCCAGGACGACAGCCGGGTTGCCGCCGACGACGTGCAGAAGCTGACCGACCGAGAGATTGCCGAGGTCGATTCCATGCTGGAGAAGAAGCAGCAGGAAATTTCCCAGGTCTGA
- a CDS encoding phosphatidate cytidylyltransferase gives MAGDQTSPEPAGRPASDLRLRVLSALVLGPAALAIAYLGGPIFAALVLAGGILFLREWLVIVGETPAGRAALAGYAVVAATAVLAYYGEAVAAVAVTLAAGLLLYGLSGVRPLGRWSAEGLLYAGLAVVALIVERQGVQGDFFVLYLIAVVWTTDIAAYFVGRSVGGPRLWPRVSPKKTWAGAIGGLVLGAGAGAGLALVFGRADILHWLALAVFLSAVSQGGDLLESAVKRRFGVKDSGALIPGHGGLMDRVDGLVAAAIAAAVLGLLLGGAPADPIAGIGLT, from the coding sequence ATGGCCGGCGACCAGACCAGTCCCGAACCCGCTGGCCGGCCCGCGTCGGACCTGCGGCTGCGCGTCCTCTCGGCGCTGGTGCTCGGGCCGGCGGCGCTCGCCATCGCCTATCTCGGAGGGCCGATCTTCGCGGCGCTGGTGCTCGCCGGTGGCATCCTGTTTCTGCGCGAATGGCTGGTAATCGTTGGCGAAACGCCGGCTGGACGGGCCGCGCTTGCCGGCTATGCGGTGGTGGCGGCGACGGCCGTTCTGGCCTACTACGGCGAGGCAGTGGCGGCTGTGGCCGTCACCCTCGCCGCGGGCCTGCTGCTCTATGGCCTGTCAGGGGTGCGCCCGCTCGGACGCTGGAGCGCGGAAGGCCTGCTCTATGCCGGTCTTGCCGTCGTCGCCCTGATTGTCGAGCGCCAGGGCGTGCAGGGCGACTTCTTTGTGCTCTACCTGATTGCCGTGGTCTGGACGACCGACATCGCGGCCTATTTCGTCGGCCGCAGCGTCGGCGGGCCGCGGCTGTGGCCGCGAGTGTCGCCGAAGAAGACCTGGGCGGGCGCCATCGGCGGCCTGGTGCTGGGCGCCGGCGCGGGGGCCGGGCTCGCGCTCGTCTTCGGGCGCGCGGACATCCTCCACTGGCTGGCGCTGGCGGTTTTCCTGTCGGCGGTGTCACAGGGCGGGGATTTGCTGGAATCGGCCGTCAAGCGCCGTTTTGGCGTCAAGGATTCCGGCGCGCTGATCCCCGGCCACGGCGGCCTTATGGACCGGGTCGACGGACTGGTCGCCGCCGCCATCGCCGCCGCAGTGCTCGGCCTGCTTCTGGGCGGTGCGCCGGCGGACCCGATCGCCGGCATCGGCCTCACCTGA
- the tsf gene encoding translation elongation factor Ts, with protein MSITAAMVKDLREKTGAGMMDCKTALSETGGDMEAAIDWLRTKGLAKAAKKAGRVAAEGLVGVASEGSKAAVIELNSETDFVARNEGFQKLVRDVASVAVSSEGGLDALASAPYPGSGKTVDEAIKDAIATIGENMTLRRAAALSVSAGVVATYVHSAVSEGLGKIGVLVALESSGDADKLNGLGRQIAMHIAATSPLALNVDELDPAVVERERSVFTEQARESGKPDNIIEKMVEGRIRKFYEEVTLVKQAFVIDPDKTVEQAVEALAKELGTPVKLVGFVRFALGEGIEKEETDFAAEVAAATGQ; from the coding sequence ATGAGCATCACCGCAGCGATGGTAAAGGACCTCCGCGAGAAGACCGGCGCGGGCATGATGGACTGCAAGACCGCCCTCAGCGAGACCGGCGGCGACATGGAGGCGGCGATCGACTGGCTGCGCACCAAGGGTCTTGCCAAGGCGGCCAAGAAGGCCGGCCGCGTGGCGGCCGAGGGCCTGGTCGGCGTCGCTTCTGAAGGCAGCAAGGCGGCGGTCATCGAGCTGAACTCCGAGACCGACTTCGTCGCCCGCAACGAGGGCTTCCAGAAGCTCGTGCGCGACGTCGCCTCCGTGGCGGTGTCGAGCGAAGGTGGCCTCGACGCGCTCGCCTCAGCACCCTACCCGGGCAGCGGAAAGACCGTCGACGAGGCGATCAAGGACGCGATCGCGACCATCGGCGAGAACATGACCCTGCGTCGCGCCGCTGCGCTGTCGGTGTCGGCCGGCGTCGTCGCCACCTACGTGCACAGCGCCGTCTCCGAGGGCCTGGGCAAGATCGGCGTCCTGGTCGCGCTGGAATCCTCCGGCGATGCGGACAAGCTGAACGGCCTCGGCAGGCAGATCGCCATGCACATCGCCGCGACCAGCCCTCTGGCGCTCAACGTCGACGAGCTGGATCCGGCCGTGGTCGAGCGCGAGCGTTCGGTGTTCACCGAGCAGGCGCGCGAGTCGGGCAAGCCGGACAACATCATCGAGAAGATGGTCGAAGGCCGCATCCGCAAGTTCTACGAGGAAGTGACGCTGGTGAAGCAGGCCTTCGTCATCGATCCGGACAAGACCGTCGAGCAGGCGGTCGAGGCGCTGGCGAAGGAACTCGGCACGCCGGTCAAGCTGGTCGGCTTCGTTCGCTTCGCCCTCGGCGAGGGGATCGAGAAGGAGGAAACGGACTTCGCGGCCGAGGTGGCAGCAGCCACCGGCCAGTAA
- the pyrH gene encoding UMP kinase: MTEPLRWRRILLKLSGEALMGSQPFGIDPAVVERISVEIADAVKLGAQVGVVVGGGNIFRGVAVAAKGGNRVTGDHMGMLATVMNSLTLADALRRRGVPARVLSAVPVPSICETFTQRGADRYMEDGDVIVFAGGTGNPFFTTDSGAALRAAEMQCDAFLKGTQVDGVYSEDPKINPDAERYTQLSFEEVIQRNLKVMDTTAIALARDNSIPIIVFSIHTPGALVDVLQQRGRYTLVSD; this comes from the coding sequence ATGACCGAACCCCTCCGCTGGCGACGCATCCTCCTGAAACTGTCCGGCGAAGCGCTGATGGGATCGCAGCCGTTCGGCATCGATCCGGCGGTGGTCGAGCGGATCTCGGTGGAGATCGCCGACGCGGTCAAGCTCGGTGCGCAGGTCGGGGTGGTGGTCGGCGGCGGCAACATCTTTCGCGGCGTTGCGGTAGCGGCCAAGGGCGGCAACCGGGTCACCGGCGACCACATGGGCATGCTGGCGACGGTGATGAACAGCCTGACGCTGGCCGATGCGCTGCGCCGGCGCGGCGTGCCGGCGCGCGTGCTGTCGGCGGTTCCGGTGCCGTCGATCTGCGAGACCTTCACCCAGCGTGGGGCCGACCGCTACATGGAGGACGGCGACGTCATCGTGTTCGCAGGCGGCACGGGCAACCCGTTCTTCACCACCGATTCGGGCGCCGCATTGCGCGCCGCCGAGATGCAGTGCGACGCGTTCCTGAAGGGAACCCAGGTCGACGGCGTCTATTCGGAAGACCCGAAGATCAACCCGGACGCCGAGCGCTACACCCAGCTCAGCTTCGAGGAGGTCATCCAGCGGAACCTGAAAGTGATGGATACCACGGCCATCGCGCTTGCCCGCGACAACTCGATCCCGATAATCGTGTTCTCGATTCACACGCCCGGCGCCCTGGTCGACGTGCTGCAGCAGCGGGGCCGGTATACCCTGGTCAGCGATTGA